The genome window AGGTCGTTCTCCGCTTTGTTATTATTGATTTCCGTGGCAGTTTGTGCCGTTTCGGATTTTTTACCGCCTGCGTGCAATTTGATTTGCGAGGTGTTGAAGTTCAGACCTGCGTACACTTCTCCGTTATTGCCTGTCCATCCTCTTGCACTTACTCTGCCCGTGAGTTCCACAAGAGTGCCTTTCGTGAGTATGTTTGCTACTTTTGGGCTAAGCCAGTATGCGCAATCAAAGTAGGTTGTCTGCTCTATACGTTCGCCCGCTTTATTTCGATAGCTGTCGTTGATAGCGACTGAAAAATTTACTACCTGTTTGCTGTTTGACAATGTGCGTACCTGCGCATCTTTTGTCACTCTTCCAATGATTTTC of Flavobacterium marginilacus contains these proteins:
- a CDS encoding single-stranded DNA-binding protein, translating into MKIIGRVTKDAQVRTLSNSKQVVNFSVAINDSYRNKAGERIEQTTYFDCAYWLSPKVANILTKGTLVELTGRVSARGWTGNNGEVYAGLNFNTSQIKLHAGGKKSETAQTATEINNNKAENDLPF